A genomic window from Eleginops maclovinus isolate JMC-PN-2008 ecotype Puerto Natales chromosome 9, JC_Emac_rtc_rv5, whole genome shotgun sequence includes:
- the foxd3 gene encoding forkhead box protein D3, which translates to MTLSGGSERASDMSGQTVLTAEDVDIDVVGEGDEECMERGDSDCDSRVGGILHDLRGEAGDEDMEDEIEVEKEETGSGGGSPCCESSGEGETGTKGEGQDQSSTGGIQKPKNSLVKPPYSYIALITMSILQSPQKKLTLSGICEFISSRFPYYREKFPAWQNSIRHNLSLNDCFVKIPREPGNPGKGNYWTLDPASEDMFDNGSFLRRRKRFKRVQPDMLRDQTALMMQSFGAYSLGGPYGRHYGIHPAYSHPAALQYQYIPPVGHMLPPGVPLLSSAELNRKAFNSQLSPSLQLQLNSLSTASMIKSEPSNRPSFSIENIIGVSSASSVSPAFLRPPVTVQSALLSAQSLSLSRTSAGIAPMLSVPSNLISGHVLPSAAAVSKWPSQ; encoded by the coding sequence ATGACCCTGTCTGGAGGCAGCGAAAGAGCCAGCGACATGTCCGGCCAAACTGTGCTCACAGCGGAGGACGTCGATATTGACGTGGTGGGCGAGGGAGACGAGGAGTGCATGGAGAGGGGGGACAGCGACTGCGACAGCCGGGTGGGAGGCATCCTGCACGACCTCCGAGGAGAAGCGGGCGACGAGGACATGGAAGATGAAATTgaggtggagaaggaggagacGGGGTCCGGTGGAGGGAGTCCGTGCTGTGAGAGCTCCGGGGAGGGAGAGACTGGCACGAAGGGAGAGGGTCAAGACCAGAGCTCCACGGGAGGGATCCAGAAGCCCAAAAACAGCCTGGTAAAGCCGCCTTATTCTTACATCGCCCTCATCACCATGTCCATCCTGCAGAGCCCGCAGAAGAAGCTCACCCTCAGCGGGATCTGCGAGTTCATCAGCAGCCGCTTCCCCTATTACCGGGAGAAGTTCCCGGCGTGGCAAAACTCCATTCGCCACAACTTGTCACTCAACGACTGCTTCGTGAAAATCCCCCGGGAGCCTGGCAACCCCGGCAAGGGCAACTACTGGACCCTGGACCCGGCTTCTGAGGACATGTTCGACAACGGCAGCTTCCttaggaggaggaaaaggtTCAAGAGAGTTCAGCCGGACATGCTCAGGGACCAGACTGCGCTCATGATGCAAAGTTTCGGTGCGTACAGCCTCGGGGGCCCCTACGGGAGGCACTACGGGATCCACCCGGCTTATTCCCATCCGGCGGCTTTGCAGTACCAGTACATCCCGCCTGTGGGTCACATGCTGCCCCCGGGCGTCCCTCTGCTGTCCTCGGCAGAGCTGAACAGAAAAGCGTTCAACTCCCAGCTCAGCCCGAGTCTGCAGCTCCAGCTCAACAGCCTGAGCACCGCGTCCATGATCAAATCAGAGCCTTCGAACAGACCGTCTTTCAGTATAGAGAACATCATCGGGGTGTCCAGTGCCTCCTCGGTGTCCCCGGCCTTCCTGCGGCCTCCAGTCACCGTGCAGTCGGCCCTACTGAGCGCCcagtccctctctctgtcccgGACTTCAGCCGGGATCGCTCCCATGCTCAGCGTGCCGTCAAATCTTATTTCTGGACATGTTTTACCCTCAGCAGCGGCGGTGTCCAAGTGGCCTTCACAATGA